In Pantoea phytobeneficialis, one genomic interval encodes:
- a CDS encoding methionine ABC transporter permease, with protein MSVSVMSQDTPWKEIPTLMLPALGETVLMVGIVMLFVVTCGGVVGVVLFNTSARGLFPHRGVNRVLSWIVNMGRSLPFLVLMAAIIPFTFWLTGTTIGIPAAVVPMIAAGIPFFGRLVDNALRELPGEVTAVGLVCGGSRWQIIRQAQLSEALPAIVAAITLNLISMIEYSAIAGTIGAGGIGYLAVVYGYQRFDNHIMIATIVVLVALIQTIQFLGDRLVTALRHPQGTSL; from the coding sequence ATGAGCGTCTCCGTCATGAGTCAGGATACACCCTGGAAGGAAATACCCACGTTGATGCTACCCGCTTTGGGTGAAACGGTGTTGATGGTCGGTATCGTGATGTTGTTTGTCGTGACCTGCGGTGGGGTGGTGGGCGTGGTGTTGTTTAACACCTCCGCACGCGGGTTGTTTCCTCATCGGGGTGTGAACCGGGTGTTGAGCTGGATTGTGAACATGGGACGCTCGCTACCGTTCCTGGTGTTGATGGCTGCGATTATCCCGTTCACCTTCTGGTTAACCGGCACCACTATCGGCATTCCGGCTGCGGTGGTGCCCATGATTGCCGCCGGTATCCCGTTTTTCGGACGGCTGGTGGATAACGCCCTGCGTGAGTTACCAGGGGAGGTCACCGCTGTGGGGCTGGTCTGTGGGGGATCGCGCTGGCAAATCATCCGCCAGGCACAACTCAGCGAAGCACTGCCAGCGATTGTCGCCGCCATCACCCTCAATCTGATCTCCATGATCGAATACTCGGCGATTGCCGGCACCATCGGTGCCGGTGGCATTGGCTATCTGGCCGTGGTGTATGGCTATCAACGTTTCGACAATCACATCATGATCGCCACCATCGTGGTACTGGTCGCCTTAATTCAAACCATTCAGTTTCTCGGTGATCGTTTGGTTACCGCTTTACGTCATCCTCAGGGGACATCGCTATGA
- a CDS encoding MFS transporter, whose product MSTLPLENTLPVSQPVRSVSDVARLINTRSEKNNYARMIVFLALGGVFLDAYDLTTLSYGIDDVVREFQISPFITGLVTSSIMVGTIVGNLIGGWLTDKYGRYSVFMADMLFFVVSAIAAGLAPNVWVLIGARFLMGIGVGIDLPVAMSYLAEFSKFAGKGNKAARLAAWCPMWYAASTLCFLLIFALYFLLPKEHLDWLWRASLLFGAVPALLIIAVRSKFMNESPLWAANQGDLKSAVRILRDSYGIHAHEAEPETPPASAAPKVSFRVLFQKPWRERTIVAGVMNICISFEYTAIAFFLPSILAQFLGAGVFETISASLGLNALFAFTGGLLGMRLAWKYPSRHVAIAGFALQFVALIALALIGHPEALAGIVFAVLMLGLWLFAEGFGPGAQLMVYPALSYPTSIRATGVGFSRALSGIGSALALFILPILQASLGTNMFWVVSLSAIIPIFFLLAVRHEPTRHDIDDLSHQE is encoded by the coding sequence ATGAGCACACTCCCTTTAGAAAACACCCTGCCGGTTTCGCAACCGGTCCGTTCGGTCAGCGACGTTGCGCGCCTGATCAATACCCGCAGTGAGAAAAACAACTATGCCCGCATGATTGTGTTTCTTGCGCTTGGTGGCGTATTTCTTGACGCCTACGATCTCACCACGCTTTCCTACGGCATTGATGATGTGGTTCGTGAATTCCAGATCTCGCCGTTTATTACCGGGCTGGTCACGTCATCGATCATGGTTGGCACTATCGTTGGCAACCTGATCGGCGGCTGGCTTACCGACAAATATGGCCGCTACTCGGTATTTATGGCCGACATGCTGTTTTTCGTGGTGTCGGCGATCGCCGCCGGGTTAGCGCCCAACGTCTGGGTACTGATTGGTGCCCGTTTCCTGATGGGGATTGGCGTGGGGATTGATCTGCCGGTCGCGATGTCCTACCTGGCCGAATTCTCCAAATTTGCCGGGAAAGGCAATAAAGCCGCGCGGCTCGCTGCGTGGTGCCCGATGTGGTATGCCGCCTCGACGCTCTGCTTCCTGCTGATCTTTGCTCTCTACTTTCTGCTCCCGAAAGAACACCTCGACTGGCTGTGGCGAGCTTCGTTGCTGTTTGGCGCGGTGCCTGCACTGCTGATTATCGCGGTGCGTAGCAAGTTTATGAATGAATCCCCGTTATGGGCGGCTAATCAGGGGGACCTGAAATCGGCGGTGCGCATCCTGCGTGATTCCTACGGCATCCATGCCCATGAAGCGGAACCCGAAACGCCCCCGGCCTCTGCGGCACCGAAAGTCAGTTTCCGCGTGCTGTTCCAGAAGCCGTGGCGTGAACGCACCATCGTCGCCGGGGTGATGAATATCTGCATCTCGTTTGAATACACCGCCATCGCCTTCTTCCTGCCATCCATTCTGGCCCAGTTCCTCGGGGCTGGGGTGTTTGAAACCATTTCTGCCTCGCTGGGCCTGAATGCGTTGTTTGCCTTTACCGGCGGCCTGCTGGGGATGCGCCTGGCGTGGAAATATCCGTCGCGCCATGTGGCGATTGCCGGATTTGCCTTGCAGTTTGTCGCACTGATCGCACTGGCCTTGATTGGTCATCCCGAAGCGCTGGCAGGCATTGTGTTTGCGGTGTTGATGCTCGGTCTGTGGCTGTTTGCGGAAGGATTCGGCCCCGGCGCGCAGTTGATGGTCTATCCGGCGCTGTCATATCCCACGTCGATTCGCGCTACCGGCGTCGGATTTAGCCGTGCACTGTCGGGTATCGGTAGTGCGTTAGCGCTGTTTATTCTGCCGATTCTTCAGGCCTCGCTTGGCACCAACATGTTCTGGGTGGTTTCGCTCAGCGCCATCATCCCGATTTTCTTCCTGCTGGCGGTGCGTCACGAGCCAACCCGCCACGATATCGATGATCTTTCCCATCAGGAGTGA
- a CDS encoding MetQ/NlpA family ABC transporter substrate-binding protein: MTTQEFELRKTRRWPWLLLIIVVVAAAAAAGFWRSQQPQAVVFGTTLKIHYEPAMAGEQKLIEYVNDHIAADYGLKLEAVGVQDPVQADRAVAEGQYAATVYQHQWWLKQVVDANNFALTPTLPLFQWAFGIYSDRYRSVDALPQGATIVVPDDGANQGQALWLLARQGLITLDPNVEPRTAKLKNITGNPHGFVFKELDLLTMPRALNSVDAAIGYVSQFDAGKVPRDKGILFPPAPRTFASQLVIGTPYLSQENIAKLKQAFSDPRLQHWLKTTDDPLVKGVLVPVSAD; the protein is encoded by the coding sequence ATGACAACACAAGAATTTGAGTTACGTAAAACCCGACGCTGGCCGTGGCTGCTGCTGATTATAGTGGTCGTTGCCGCCGCCGCTGCGGCCGGGTTCTGGCGTAGCCAGCAACCGCAGGCGGTCGTGTTTGGCACCACCTTAAAAATTCACTATGAACCGGCGATGGCCGGTGAGCAGAAGCTGATTGAGTATGTGAATGACCATATCGCAGCGGATTACGGTCTGAAACTGGAAGCGGTCGGGGTGCAAGACCCGGTGCAGGCTGACCGCGCCGTGGCAGAGGGACAATACGCGGCAACGGTGTATCAGCATCAGTGGTGGCTGAAACAGGTGGTGGACGCGAATAATTTTGCGCTAACGCCAACGTTACCGCTGTTCCAGTGGGCCTTTGGTATCTACTCCGACCGCTACCGTTCAGTGGATGCGCTGCCGCAGGGGGCCACCATTGTGGTGCCGGATGATGGCGCAAACCAGGGCCAGGCGCTGTGGCTGCTGGCGCGTCAGGGATTAATCACCCTCGATCCCAACGTGGAACCACGCACGGCAAAACTAAAAAACATCACCGGTAATCCACATGGCTTTGTGTTTAAGGAGCTGGATTTGCTGACAATGCCGCGTGCGCTGAACTCGGTGGATGCCGCCATTGGTTACGTGTCGCAGTTTGATGCCGGAAAAGTGCCGCGTGACAAAGGCATTCTGTTCCCGCCTGCGCCGCGCACCTTTGCATCACAACTGGTGATCGGTACGCCTTATCTGTCACAGGAAAATATCGCAAAGCTGAAACAAGCCTTCTCCGATCCGCGCCTGCAACACTGGTTGAAGACCACGGATGATCCGCTGGTAAAAGGGGTTCTGGTGCCGGTTTCTGCCGACTAA
- a CDS encoding sulfonate ABC transporter substrate-binding protein encodes MKRKTHLLSTLALSLGLLSAHSFAANPETVNIGYQKANIFALLKYRGTLDETLKKEGINVRWIEFPAGPQMLEGLNVGSIDLAATGDAPPAFAQAAKADLIYLAHSPANPKTEAIVVPQDSPIHNVADLKGKRVGLNKGSDVNYLLVKALEDAGLNYKDITPVYLPPADARAAFQKGAIDAWVIWDPFLAEVEAHTGARQVRNAEGLVPHYTFYLASRRFAEEHPQTAKQVVDELSKLSDWANHHQDDAAAILSKSTGLDKAIWQTTLARLPYGAQRMTPQVFDEQQALADTFTRVGLLPVKVDVRSATWSLDKQ; translated from the coding sequence ATGAAACGTAAAACGCATTTATTAAGCACGCTGGCGTTAAGCCTTGGTCTGCTTTCCGCGCACAGCTTTGCTGCCAACCCGGAAACCGTCAACATCGGTTATCAGAAAGCCAATATCTTTGCGTTGCTGAAATATCGCGGCACGCTGGATGAAACCCTGAAAAAGGAAGGCATTAACGTTCGCTGGATTGAGTTTCCTGCCGGGCCGCAAATGCTGGAAGGTCTGAATGTCGGTAGCATCGATCTGGCGGCGACCGGGGACGCCCCTCCCGCTTTTGCTCAGGCGGCAAAGGCCGATCTGATCTATCTCGCCCACTCCCCTGCTAACCCGAAAACCGAAGCCATCGTGGTGCCGCAAGATTCCCCGATTCACAACGTTGCCGATCTCAAAGGAAAGCGAGTAGGTCTGAATAAGGGTTCGGACGTCAATTATCTGCTGGTTAAAGCGCTGGAAGATGCCGGGCTGAACTATAAAGACATCACTCCGGTGTACCTGCCACCGGCTGATGCTCGCGCAGCCTTCCAAAAGGGTGCCATTGACGCCTGGGTTATCTGGGACCCGTTCCTCGCCGAAGTTGAAGCACACACCGGCGCACGCCAGGTACGCAATGCCGAAGGTTTAGTGCCGCATTACACCTTCTACCTTGCCAGCCGTCGTTTTGCTGAGGAACATCCGCAAACCGCAAAACAGGTAGTGGATGAGTTAAGTAAACTGAGTGACTGGGCTAACCACCATCAGGACGATGCCGCCGCCATTCTGTCAAAATCGACCGGACTGGATAAGGCCATCTGGCAAACCACGCTGGCGCGTCTGCCGTATGGTGCACAACGCATGACGCCGCAGGTGTTTGATGAACAGCAGGCGCTGGCGGATACCTTTACGCGCGTTGGGTTGTTGCCGGTGAAGGTGGATGTACGCAGCGCCACCTGGTCGCTGGATAAGCAATAA
- a CDS encoding acyl-CoA dehydrogenase family protein, which yields MTLLATGTDYARLAAHFRPVFERIATGAADRERHRTLPDEPLTWLKEAGFGTVRIPQEKGGWGASLPQLFQLLTELAEADSNLPQALRAHFAFVEDRLNQPDSPARDGWFRRFIDGELVGSGWTEIGTVKLGDVITRVTPGEKGWTLNGEKFYSTGTLFADWIDVYARRNDNQGDVIALVNTHQPGVSLEDDWDGFGQRLTGSGTTRFANAHVEQEHVFDFAERFRYQTAFYQHVLLATLAGIARAAARDAAQGVKARQRIYSHSNGSASRQDVQVLQVVGEVTSLAFAVEATVIRAAHSLQSAYEAHISGDEVYLKQVNDLAEAEAGQAQVIASELVPRAATELFNALGASDTRLSKALDRHWRNARTVASHNPVIYKARDIGDWQVNGTSPTAIWQIGRGE from the coding sequence ATGACCTTATTAGCTACAGGTACTGACTATGCGCGGCTGGCCGCACATTTCCGCCCGGTGTTTGAACGCATCGCCACAGGTGCAGCCGACCGTGAGCGTCATCGTACGTTGCCGGATGAACCGCTGACCTGGCTGAAAGAAGCGGGCTTTGGCACGGTGCGGATTCCGCAGGAAAAAGGCGGTTGGGGCGCTTCGCTGCCGCAGCTGTTCCAATTGTTGACTGAACTGGCTGAAGCCGATTCGAATCTGCCGCAGGCGCTGCGCGCGCATTTTGCTTTCGTCGAAGATCGTCTCAATCAGCCGGACAGTCCGGCGCGCGATGGCTGGTTCCGGCGTTTTATTGATGGTGAGCTGGTGGGGAGTGGTTGGACTGAGATTGGTACGGTGAAACTGGGGGATGTCATCACCCGCGTCACGCCAGGTGAAAAGGGCTGGACGCTGAACGGCGAGAAATTTTATAGCACCGGCACCCTGTTTGCCGACTGGATTGATGTCTATGCGCGGCGCAATGACAATCAGGGGGATGTGATAGCGCTGGTCAACACGCATCAACCCGGCGTCAGCCTTGAAGATGACTGGGATGGCTTCGGCCAGCGTCTGACCGGTAGCGGCACCACCCGTTTCGCTAATGCCCACGTTGAGCAGGAGCATGTGTTCGATTTTGCCGAGCGTTTCCGTTACCAGACCGCGTTCTACCAGCATGTGCTGCTGGCGACGCTGGCCGGGATTGCGCGAGCTGCCGCGCGTGATGCGGCACAGGGGGTGAAGGCACGCCAGCGTATCTACAGTCACAGCAACGGCAGTGCCTCACGCCAGGATGTGCAGGTGTTGCAGGTGGTGGGTGAAGTGACCAGCCTCGCCTTTGCCGTGGAGGCGACGGTGATCCGTGCCGCACATTCACTGCAATCAGCATATGAGGCCCATATCAGCGGTGACGAGGTTTATCTCAAACAGGTGAATGACCTGGCAGAAGCGGAAGCCGGGCAGGCGCAGGTGATCGCCAGCGAACTGGTGCCGCGTGCCGCGACTGAGTTGTTTAATGCGTTAGGCGCTTCTGATACTCGCTTAAGCAAAGCATTGGATCGCCACTGGCGTAATGCACGCACCGTGGCATCACATAATCCGGTGATCTACAAAGCGCGTGATATCGGTGACTGGCAGGTAAATGGTACATCGCCAACCGCCATCTGGCAGATCGGCAGGGGAGAATGA